The genomic DNA GACAGGACGGAAAGACCCCATGGAGCTTTACTGTAGCCTGATATTGGATTTTGGTATCGTTTGTACAGGATAGGTAGGAGCCTTAGAAGCCGGACCGCCAGGTTCGGTGGAGGCGTCGGTGGGATACTACCCTGACGGTATTGAAATTCTAACCCAGAACCGTGATCCGGTTCGGAGACAGTGTCAGGTGGGCAGTTTGACTGGGGCGGTCGCCTCCTAAAGTGTAACGGAGGCGCCCAAAGGTTCCCTCAGAATGGTTGGAAATCATTCGCAGAGTGTAAAGGCACAAGGGAGCTTGACTGCGAGACCTACAAGTCGAGCAGGGACGAAAGTCGGGCTTAGTGATCCGGTGGTTCCGCATGGAAGGGCCATCGCTCAACGGATAAAAGCTACCCTGGGGATAACAGGCTTATCTCCCCCAAGAGTCCACATCGACGGGGAGGTTTGGCACCTCGATGTCGGCTCATCGCATCCTGGGGCTGAAGTAGGTCCCAAGGGTTGGGCTGTTCGCCCATTAAAGCGGTACGCGAGCTGGGTTCAGAACGTCGTGAGACAGTTCGGTCCCTATCCGTCGCGGGCGCAGGAAATTTGAGAGGAGCTGTCCTTAGTACGAGAGGACCGGGATGGACACACCGCTGGTGTACCAGTTGTTCCGCCAGGAGCATCGCTGGGTAGCTACGTGTGGACGGGATAAGTGCTGAAAGCATCTAAGCATGAAGCCCCCCTCAAGATGAGATTTCCCATCGCGTCAAGCGAGTAAGATCCCTCAGAGATGATGAGGTTGATAGGTCTGGTGTGGAAGCGTGGCGACACGTGAAGCTGACAGATACTAATCGATCGAGGACTTAACCACAATACTTAACATCGAAGATGTTTTCAAGAAACGTTATCTAGTTTTGAGGGAATAGGATTCCCTAACAAAATAGTCTGGTGATGATGGCGAAGAGGTCACACCCGTTCCCATGCCGAACACGGAAGTTAAGCTCTTCAGCGCCAATGGTAATTGGGGGCTTCCCCCTGTGAGAGTAGGACGTCGCCGGGCAAACAAGAGAGTAGTCGAAATGACTACTCTTTTTTGTATTTTAAAGATCTTGGAATGCATCAAAGAAAAAAACTTCCTGTTAAAGTTGATTTTTGTAGAAATTCACGACACTCCTGCGGGAAAAGCGAGCCTGGCGAGACCCCACAGTGAGCAAAGCGAGCGAGGAGGCTCGCGGTTCGCCCGCGGAAAGGGAGTGAATTTCGGAAGAAATCAACTTTTACTATCCGAAACAGAGCATTTACTATCCGAAACGGAGCATTTACTAACCTAAAAGCCGTTTTACTATCCAAATTCCCCAAAATACTATCCTAACCCCCTCATTTACTATTCAAAAACCTAAAATTACAATCCAACCGCCTATTTAAATTGGGCGACTTTGATGGAGACATACACAATTTCAAGCGTCCTATCATACATTTACGATAGCAGCTAAATTTTCTTAAAATTGAATTCTTTTTGTATATTTGTAATTGTTTCTGGGAACAATGGATGATGGAGGTGGGAGAAATGGAAACCGCAAAACGATCCATTGATACATGTATGGTTTGTGAGGAAAAAACAAATAAGGGAATCTATATTTTTCAACATTTCTTATGTACAACATGTGAACAGCGCATGGTCGTAACAGATACAGATGATGAAGAATATCAATATTTCATCGAGAAATTAAGAAAAATTAATCGAGTATCGTGCTAAAGCAGGTGATGACACCTGTTTTTTTATGTGCGTCTTTCATACAAAAAATAAGCTAAGGCGCATTGTAAGAGCATCATCTTTTTCCGTACCATCCTTTACCTGTTTCATTAGCAAGTCAAGCTACCTGATTTTTGATAGAATGGGGAGAGGATATTAGATTAATGTATCGGAATGATGAATAGTGAAGAAAATACGTACGCCAATTCTTGATCGCCTGAAGGAGCATTATGAAGGACAGCAGCATGCCTTCCATGTACCTGGACATAAATTTGGAGAGCTATGGAAAGATGAATGTTCGAAACAAAATCTACTCTCCCTTGATGCAACTGAATTGGTCGGATTGGATGATCTTCATGATCCGTCTGGAATCATAAAGGAAGCGCAGGAGCGTACAGCACAGTTTTATCATGCAGATCATACATTCTTCCTCGTGAACGGAACGACGGTTGGTAATCTCGCAATGATCCTTGCAACATGCAGGAAAGGGTCTAAAGTGCTTGTTCAGAGGAATTGTCATAAGTCGATTATGAATGGGCTAGAACTCGCTGAGGTAACCCCTGTATTCATCACACCAGAAATGGACAAGGAAACAGGTGTGACGACAAGCATTTCTCTATCCCAAGTTAAGAAAGCCTATCAATTACATGCTTCCTTTGATGCGGTCATTCTCACAAATCCTAATTATTACGGAATGACGGCGGATCTGACAGAAATCATTGCTTATATACATAAACAAAATAATCCTGTACTTGTCGATGAAGCACATGGTGCACATTTTTCGATTGGAGAGCCGTTTCCCCCATCTGCGCTGACCATGGGGGCGGATGTCGTCGTCCAATCTGCACATAAAACCCTACCCGCCATGACAATGGCCTCTTATATGCATGTCCGGTCAAACTTTATTGAAATCCGTTTACTTGAAGAGAAGCTGCAGATGCTTCAAT from Pseudalkalibacillus sp. SCS-8 includes the following:
- a CDS encoding sigma factor G inhibitor Gin — its product is METAKRSIDTCMVCEEKTNKGIYIFQHFLCTTCEQRMVVTDTDDEEYQYFIEKLRKINRVSC
- a CDS encoding aminotransferase class I/II-fold pyridoxal phosphate-dependent enzyme codes for the protein MKKIRTPILDRLKEHYEGQQHAFHVPGHKFGELWKDECSKQNLLSLDATELVGLDDLHDPSGIIKEAQERTAQFYHADHTFFLVNGTTVGNLAMILATCRKGSKVLVQRNCHKSIMNGLELAEVTPVFITPEMDKETGVTTSISLSQVKKAYQLHASFDAVILTNPNYYGMTADLTEIIAYIHKQNNPVLVDEAHGAHFSIGEPFPPSALTMGADVVVQSAHKTLPAMTMASYMHVRSNFIEIRLLEEKLQMLQSSSPSYLLMASLDYASAYLQGLERQDLDELMESIQIFKRRLEQIPQVKVVQGSIEKGWNDPLKLILQTRTSLSGYELQMVLEKEGIYTELADPYNVLFVLPLEPIKHIDEIVAKMKHALHSYPVFEKRDVQIDALDELPGITEIETSNRDLSKGKTFTIPIEEADGEISAESVIPYPPGIPVLLKGERITKAHIEYIQTLLNKKARFQGNRLEEGISVIRKSTN